Below is a window of Geomonas oryzisoli DNA.
TTTCACCATCTTTGTCAAGCAGAAATTATCCAGTTACACCCTAATCGTTTACAGAACCACGTATACTTTTTCTCAAATTGTATTACACCCTTAGGCCTTCCCCCCGCTTCCGCCTCATCCACCCCCTCCGGCCGTATACGAGAAAATCTTTTAATCCTTGACAGATTATCCGCGGCTATGCTACCAGAGAGCCCGATAGTTAATAATTTCCAGCCAGTTAGGAGAACCCAGTCATGCAAAACAGCCGTTCGTCGCAACTCTTTCAGCAGGCGCTCAAATCCATCCCCGGCGGGGTGAACTCCCCCGTGCGTGCCTTCCGCTCGGTAGGCTCCGATCCGCTGTTCATAAAGAGCGCTGCCGGCCCCATGATTTTCGACGAGGACGGCAACGGTTACATCGACTACGTGGGTTCCTGGGGCCCGATGATCGTGGGCCACTGCCATCCGAAGGTGGTCGAGGCGATCAAGAAGGCCGCCGAGAGCGGCGCCTCCTTCGGCGCGCCGACCGAACTGGAAATCACCCTGGCCGAGATGGTGATCAAGGCGGTCCCCTCCATCGAAATGGTGCGCATGGTGAGCTCCGGGACCGAGGCGACCATGAGCGCGATCCGCCTTTCCCGCGGCTACACCGGGCGTGACAACATCCTCAAGTTCTCCGGCTGCTACCACGGCCACTCCGACTCCCTGCTGGTCAAGGCCGGCTCCGGTCTGGCCACCTTCGGCGTGCCCGACTCCCCTGGTGTCCCGGCCGATCTCGCCAAGCACACCCTGACCGCGACCTACAACGACCTCGACTCGGTGCGCGCGCTGGTGGCCGCCAACAAGGGGACCATCGCCTGCGTCATCGTCGAGCCGGTGGCGGGCAACATGGGTACCGTGCCCCCGCAGGAAGGGTTCCTGGAAGGACTGAGGGAAATCTGCACCGAGGAAGGGATCGTACTGATCTTCGACGAGGTCATGTCCGGCTTCAGGGTCGCCTACGGCGGGGCGCAGGAGCGCTTCGGCATCACCCCGGACCTCACCACGCTGGGCAAGATCATCGGCGGCGGCCTGCCGGTGGGCGCCTTCGGCGGCAAGAAGGAAATCATGTCGCAGCTCTCTCCGGCGGGCGGCGTGTACCAGGCGGGCACCCTCTCCGGCAACCCGCTGGCGATGACCGCCGGCATCGAGACCCTGAAACT
It encodes the following:
- the hemL gene encoding glutamate-1-semialdehyde 2,1-aminomutase — its product is MQNSRSSQLFQQALKSIPGGVNSPVRAFRSVGSDPLFIKSAAGPMIFDEDGNGYIDYVGSWGPMIVGHCHPKVVEAIKKAAESGASFGAPTELEITLAEMVIKAVPSIEMVRMVSSGTEATMSAIRLSRGYTGRDNILKFSGCYHGHSDSLLVKAGSGLATFGVPDSPGVPADLAKHTLTATYNDLDSVRALVAANKGTIACVIVEPVAGNMGTVPPQEGFLEGLREICTEEGIVLIFDEVMSGFRVAYGGAQERFGITPDLTTLGKIIGGGLPVGAFGGKKEIMSQLSPAGGVYQAGTLSGNPLAMTAGIETLKLLQEPGFYEKLEEKSKFVAEGIAKAAKDAGFPLYSTRVGSMFCGFFSKEPVYNWDSAAKCDTKAFATYFRGMLEEGVYLACSQFETAFVGASHTEKDLEKTIAAAAKCFKAL